A DNA window from Camelina sativa cultivar DH55 chromosome 17, Cs, whole genome shotgun sequence contains the following coding sequences:
- the LOC104756359 gene encoding DNA-directed RNA polymerase I subunit RPA12-like — translation MEKSRESGFLFCSLCGTMLILKSTKSAECPLCDTTRNANEIIDKKIAYTVAAEDIRRELGISLFGEKTQEEAELPKIKKACEKCHHLELVYTTRQTRSADEGQTTYYTCPNCGHRFTEG, via the exons ATGGAGAAGTCGCGGGAAAGTGGTTTCTTGTTCTGTAGTTTGTGTGGGACGATGCTTATCTTGAAATCAACCAAGTCTGCAGAATGTCCACTCTGCGACACAACCCGAAATGCCAATG aaatcatTGACAAGAAAATAGCTTACACCGTTGCTGCTGAG gATATCAGAAGAGAACTAGGAATATCTCTGTTTGGTGAGAAAACGCAGGAAGAAGCTGAGCTACCTAAG ATCAAAAAGGCTTGCGAGAAGTGCCACCATCTGGAGCTTGTATACACAACCAGACAG ACAAGATCAGCGGATGAAGGACAAACAACATACTACACTTGCCCCAATTGTGGACATAGATTCACAGAAGGTTGA
- the LOC104756358 gene encoding uncharacterized protein LOC104756358: METIAVQRSPGKQVSGLRPFKNPRRRSSRGSLSRSGGSLALPTNPTPSWGSSPAYPPPLGYYSQPPLLPLPRVNSSTLPLQRVNSSRPRVNNNNSTLNCVVQTKPISDKKKVEFVESVPTLTRTGSVPVRSNNLRDFPKGFDGYPGPAIMLLSPPPSSLPMPRFSIKPKLRCNVEAAGKNDVAADNIRRVLQLR, encoded by the coding sequence ATGGAAACAATAGCAGTGCAACGTTCACCGGGTAAACAGGTTTCGGGTTTGAGACCATTCAAGAACCCTAGAAGAAGGAGTTCTCGTGGTTCTCTTTCAAGATCCGGAGGAAGTTTGGCTCTTCCGACTAACCCCACGCCGTCTTGGGGATCTTCTCCAGCATATCCCCCGCCACTTGGTTACTACTCTCAGCCTCCTCTTCTCCCTCTGCCACGTGTCAACAGCTCAACTCTTCCTCTGCAACGCGTCAACAGCTCTCGACCACgtgtcaacaacaacaactctacTCTCAATTGCGTTGTTCAGACCAAACCAATTTCTGACAAGAAGAAAGTTGAGTTCGTCGAGTCTGTACCGACACTGACTCGAACCGGTTCTGTTCCGGTCCGGTCTAACAATCTGCGTGATTTTCCTAAAGGATTTGATGGTTACCCCGGTCCAGCGATCATGTTATTATCTCCGCCGCCGAGTAGTTTACCCATGCCTAGGTTTTCGATCAAACCGAAGCTTCGTTGCAACGTCGAAGCTGCTGGCAAAAACGACGTAGCCGCCGATAACATCCGGCGAGTTTTACAGCTCCGGTGA